One window from the genome of Salvia splendens isolate huo1 chromosome 9, SspV2, whole genome shotgun sequence encodes:
- the LOC121749846 gene encoding exocyst complex component EXO70H1-like — MPRKGMRSLCFSPKHSPSSTFSPPSSTPSRPSFYDSVMDRTLELAEPIITKWSPDTTAIARVTSLFYENRREAKEFIKTVNNLQKAMHFLAAENSSSEKLIRAQNLMQIAMKRLQKEFYQILSMNRAQLDPESVSTRSSRTSVASSYSSYDDEDEDAEAADESISEVEDASMAAMADLRLISECMISSGYAKECLKIYKIIRKSIVDEGIYKLGVEKLSPSQIHKLDWEVLDLKIKSWLSAIRTAVATLFHGERILCDQVFAAADSIRESCFTEITKEGAMLLFQFPEIVAKHSKKSPEKIFRALDMYTGIANHWPEIESIFSSESTAIIKSQAVTSLMKLGDFTRAAINEFEAAIQKDSSKSPVAGAGTHFLTIEAMDYLSNLADYSNILADILADSPPSAKKKLPETYFGFSDSEESPAPAISLKMAWLILVLLCKLDTKAKYYKDVSLAYLFLANNLQYVVVKVQTSNLKYLLGEEWVTKHEGIVKQFAANYERLGWGHVIDALPADPTASVAPARAAEIFRNFNSAFDQAHKKQAHCVVDDRKLRDHIKVSIARKIFRLYRQFYNANREKMAGERNLAVVVRYAPEDVGHRLSDLFFGHLESGASSSSESSSSDSRRPRSR; from the coding sequence ATGCCGAGAAAAGGAATGAGAAGCTTGTGCTTTTCCCCAAAACACTCACCCTCTTCCACATTCTCTCCGCCCTCCTCTACTCCGTCGCGGCCGAGCTTCTACGACTCCGTGATGGACCGGACGCTCGAGCTGGCCGAGCCGATCATCACGAAATGGAGCCCTGACACCACAGCAATCGCCCGAGTCACCTCTCTTTTCTACGAGAACCGCCGCGAGGCCAAGGAATTCATCAAGACCGTCAACAATCTGCAGAAGGCGATGCACTTCCTCGCCGCGGAGAATTCGAGCTCCGAGAAGCTGATTCGCGCGCAGAATCTGATGCAGATCGCGATGAAGCGGTTGCAGAAGGAGTTCTACCAGATTCTATCGATGAATCGGGCTCAACTCGACCCCGAATCGGTCTCGACTCGGTCATCGCGAACCTCCGTTGCTTCGAGTTATTCCTCctatgatgatgaagatgaagacGCTGAGGCGGCGGATGAGTCGATTTCGGAGGTGGAGGATGCTTCCATGGCGGCGATGGCGGATTTGAGATTGATTTCCGAATGTATGATCTCGTCTGGTTACGCGAAGGAGTGCTTGAAGATCTATAAAATTATCCGGAAATCGATCGTCGACGAAGGAATCTACAAGCTCGGAGTGGAGAAATTGAGCCCCTCTCAGATTCATAAATTGGACTGGGAGGTTCTAGATCTGAAAATTAAGAGCTGGCTGAGTGCGATCCGCACCGCCGTTGCGACGCTCTTCCACGGCGAGAGGATCCTCTGCGATCAGGTCTTCGCCGCCGCGGATTCCATCAGAGAATCGTGCTTCACCGAAATCACGAAGGAAGGCGCAATGCTTCTGTTTCAATTTCCGGAAATCGTAGCGAAGCACAGCAAAAAATCGCCAGAGAAAATCTTCCGAGCACTCGATATGTACACCGGAATCGCCAACCACTGGCCAGAAATCGAATCGATCTTCTCCTCGGAATCGACCGCAATCATCAAATCGCAGGCGGTGACGTCGCTCATGAAGCTCGGTGATTTCACCCGCGCCGCGATTAACGAGTTCGAGGCGGCGATCCAGAAGGATTCGTCGAAATCTCCGGTCGCCGGCGCCGGAACTCACTTCCTCACGATCGAGGCGATGGATTACTTATCGAATCTAGCCGATTACAGCAACATCCTCGCCGACATCCTCGCCGATTCACCGCCGTCGGCGAAGAAAAAACTGCCGGAAACCTACTTCGGCTTCTCCGATTCAGAGGaatcgccggcgccggcgatcTCTCTGAAAATGGCGTGGCTGATCCTCGTCCTTCTCTGCAAGCTCGACACCAAAGCGAAATACTACAAAGACGTTTCGTTAGCGTATTTATTCCTCGCTAACAACCTTCAATACGTCGTCGTAAAGGTGCAAACCTCCAATCTGAAATATCTCCTCGGCGAAGAATGGGTGACGAAGCACGAAGGAATCGTGAAGCAGTTCGCAGCAAACTACGAGCGGCTGGGATGGGGCCACGTCATTGACGCGCTCCCGGCGGATCCGACGGCCTCGGTGGCTCCGGCGAGGGCTGCCGAGATCTTTAGAAATTTCAACTCGGCGTTCGATCAGGCGCACAAGAAGCAGGCGCACTGCGTTGTAGACGATCGGAAGCTACGCGACCATATTAAGGTTTCGATTGCGAGGAAGATTTTTAGATTGTATCGCCAGTTTTACAACGCGAACCGCGAGAAAATGGCGGGGGAGAGGAATTTGGCGGTTGTGGTCAGATATGCCCCTGAGGATGTCGGACATCGTCTTTCGGATTTGTTTTTTGGTCACCTTGAGTCGGGTGCTTCGTCATCGTCTGAGTCATCGTCTTCAGATTCTCGGCGCCCAAGATCTCGTTGA
- the LOC121748067 gene encoding ankyrin repeat-containing protein ITN1-like — MDSPNERGAPPQMSGERDLEKGFRAEHFWPSPSPRAPALVVSNSSKALIVSNSGKRFDQSGKKKYVRQVTGRHNDTELHLAAQKGDVTAVIGILGEIDEQMLRASAAASSNDGCVLRPLIFGDKMSYNEAPVQVAYAP, encoded by the exons ATGGATTCCCCCAATGAAAGAGGCGCTCCTCCCCAAATGTCAG GCGAGAGAGATCTCGAGAAAGGATTCAGAGCGGAGCACTTCtggccgtcgccgtcgccgcgagcgccggcgctggtgGTCTCCAACTCCAGCAAAGCCCTAATCGTGTCGAATTCAGGCAAACGGTTCGATCAATCGGGGAAGAAGAAGTACGTGAGGCAGGTGACTGGCCGCCACAACGATACGGAGCTCCATTTGGCTGCGCAGAAGGGTGATGTGACGGCGGTGATTGGGATTTTGGGAGAAATCGACGAGCAGatgcttagagcatccgcagcg GCATCTTCGAATGATGGTTGCGTGCTAAGACCTCTGATTTTTGGTGACAAAATGTCTTACAAT GAAGCTCCTGTTCAAGTTGCGTATGCCCCGTGA
- the LOC121748475 gene encoding phosphatidate phosphatase PAH1-like, producing MNVVGRVGSIITQGVYSVATPFHPFGGAVDIIVVKQHDGTFRSTPWYVRFGKFQGVLKGAEKLVRIEVNGVEADFHMHLDNSGEAYFVREVDAEKDDREGVKDPESLEGGREDNSSVYSNAESGSKENDFLGQEIDEFNGGDAEMQDLRTTLGMKRLERAESDNERIFYEFQDEQSSLDGSVEFSEYDNLDSVEHALEESQNSNSEVVLVSVDGHILMAPISSSVTDAASVQLSTPQFHLGPGERTQQFNRGDDMWTTNCMAELDSPIHENTPRKNCNGDENPQSSEHFEPRQSDKDRLYHVQESLDSSIHDKEFSVESGSESASGRFITCDVFKSCHEFMELSQQSANGDREDISCSGDQKSPLSPLTNDEHVEQNLEISRDNGESDCDESGMPSRVSLLESQVEAAAQERSTSNTDHDDSDRMAVRFATVDQDSGKQVEDDRTIRTMNDGRESPSDVCQERDHVEPHTAAPTEPFGLEISLCAKLLHAGMGSSAAQDAFDEKRISLEEFKLSPASVVKSEDLIVRIQGKYVPWHKAAHIVLSMAAFGEDLPVEAEDAIPVEQEKPEKKEDDPQLVSTPSRRWRLWPNPFRRAKTLEHATSYSSNEDVYVGSESGSQSQQAVSTPTARAASESPRKQFIRTNAPTTEQIASLNLKEGQNMVSFKFSTRVLGSQKVEAHMYLWKWNTRIVISDVDGTITKSDVLGQVMPLVGKDWSHSGIAHLFCAIKENGYQLLFLSARAIVQAYLTKSFLSNLKQDGKSLPTGPVVISPDGLFPSLYREVIRRAPHEFKIACLEDIKALFPPDYNPFYAGFGNRDTDELSYRKIGIPKGKIFIINPKGEVAINHRIDVKSYRSLHTLVHDMFPPTSLIEQEDYNSWNYWKVPLPDVDNL from the exons ATGAATGTGGTGGGTAGAGTTGGCAGCATCATAACACAAGGAGTGTACTCGGTTGCCACACCGTTTCATCCGTTTGGTGGGGCGGTGGACATAATCGTTGTTAAGCAGCACGATGGGACGTTTAGGAGCACGCCTTGGTATGTTCGGTTTGGGAAATTTCAAGGTGTTCTCAAAGGGGCGGAGAAGCTTGTCCGAATAGAAGTCAATGGTGTCGAAGCCGATTTTCATATGCATCTTGATAACTCGGGTGAAGCTTATTTCGTCAGGGAGGTTGACGCGGAGAAGGATGATCGGGAGGGTGTTAAGGACCCGGAGAGTCTTGAAGGCGGGAGGGAGGACAATAGCAGTGTTTATAGTAATGCAGAGAGCGGTTCTAAAGAGAACGATTTTTTGGGACAAGAGATCGATGAGTTTAATGGTGGTGATGCGGAGATGCAAGATTTACGCACGACTCTTGGTATGAAGAGGTTAGAGAGAGCCGAGTCTGACAATGAGCGGATTTTCTATGAGTTTCAAGATGAACAATCTTCTTTGGATGGTTCAGTTGAGTTCTCTGAGTACGATAATTTAGATAGTGTGGAACATGCATTGGAGGAATCGCAAAATTCGAATTCGGAGGTGGTTTTAGTGAGTGTGGACGGGCATATACTAATGGCACCTATATCATCATCCGTGACGGATGCTGCGAGTGTGCAACTGAGCACGCCTCAGTTTCACCTCGGACCGGGCGAAAGAACTCAACAGTTTAACAGGGGTGATGATATGTGGACGACTAATTGTATGGCCGAGCTTGATTCTCCTATACATGAAAACACCCCTAGAAAAAATTGCAATGGAGACGAGAATCCTCAATCTTCTGAACACTTCGAGCCTAGACAAAGTGACAAAGATCGTCTATACCATGTCCAAGAAAGTCTGGATTCATCTATTCACGACAAGGAGTTCAGTGTAGAAAGTGGCTCTGAAAGTGCATCAGGCCGTTTTATTACGTGCGATGTTTTCAAGAGTTGCCATGAGTTCATGGAATTGTCGCAGCAGTCTGCAAACGGGGATCGGGAGGATATCAGTTGTTCAGGAGACCAGAAATCGCCTTTGAGTCCTTTGACGAATGACGAACATGTAGAACAGAATCTTGAAATATCAAGAGACAATGGTGAATCAGATTGCGACGAGTCTGGAATGCCTAGCCGTGTCTCGTTGCTTGAGTCACAGGTTGAAGCTGCAGCTCAGGAAAGATCTACTTCCAATACAGATCACGATGATTCTGATCGCATGGCTGTTCGGTTTGCTACCGTTGATCAGGATTCAGGGAAACAAGTGGAAGATGATCGAACTATCCGAACAATGAATGATGGCAGGGAGTCTCCTTCTGATGTATGTCAAGAAAGGGACCACGTTGAACCTCATACAGCTGCTCCAACTGAACCGTTCg GGCTGGAAATATCTCTTTGCGCAAAGTTGCTTCATGCTGGAATGGGTTCGAGTGCAGCACAAGATGCCTTCGACGAGAAGCGCATATCATTGGAGGAATTTAAACTTTCACCTGCATCAGTTGTGAAGAGTGAAGACCTGATTGTTAGAATTCAGGGGAAGTACGTACCATGGCATAAAGCTGCACACATTGTTCTCAGCATGGCTGCTTTTGGCGAGGATCTACCGGTCGAGGCAGAAGACGCAATCCCGGTGGAACAGGAGAAGccagaaaaaaaagaagacgaTCCACAGCTGGTTTCTACTCCATCTCGCAGATGGAGACTCTGGCCAAATCCGTTTAGGAGGGCCAAGACACTCGAACATGCCACTAGCTACTCATCTAATGAAGACGTCTATGTTGGTTCCGAATCCGGCTCACAGAGTCAACAGGCCGTTTCGACCCCCACAGCACGTGCAGCCAGTGAGTCTCCTCGCAAGCAGTTTATTAGAACCAATGCACCCACCACCGAACAGATTGCATCTTTGAATCTCAAGGAGGGGCAAAATATGGtgagtttcaaattctctaCCAGAGTTCTTGGATCCCAGAAGGTTGAAGCTCATATGTATTTGTGGAAGTGGAATACACGAATCGTGATATCAGACGTGGACGGGACTATTACCAA GTCTGATGTTCTTGGCCAGGTCATGCCGTTGGTAGGAAAAGACTGGAGTCATTCTGGGATCGCTCATCTTTTTTGTGCAATAAAG GAGAACGGATACCAGCTCTTATTTCTAAGTGCACGAGCTATTGTTCAAGCATATTTAACGAAAAGCTTCCTATCCAATCTCAAGCAG GATGGTAAAAGCTTGCCAACTGGACCTGTTGTCATTTCCCCTGATGGATTATTTCCCTCGTTGTACCGAGAAG TTATACGACGAGCTCCACACGAATTCAAGATTGCCTGTTTGGAG GATATTAAGGCGCTCTTTCCACCCGATTACAATCCATTTTATGCGGGTTTTGGAAACAGAGACACCGACGAGCTCAGCTACCGGAAAATTGGGATTCCGAAGGGCAAAATCTTCATAATCAACCCCAAG GGGGAGGTGGCCATTAATCATCGTATTGATGTGAAATCATACAGGTCGTTGCACACGCTGGTGCATGACATGTTCCCGCCAACGTCATTGATCGAACAG GAGGATTATAACTCGTGGAACTACTGGAAAGTGCCTTTGCCCGATGTCGATAACTTGTAG